One part of the Bdellovibrio bacteriovorus genome encodes these proteins:
- the soxR gene encoding redox-sensitive transcriptional activator SoxR, whose amino-acid sequence MTVKNKTPVLASSLSVGEIATRSGISVPTLHFYESKGLIKSHRNNGNQRRYDRSVLRLISIIKISQHLGMSLEQIKDHLSSLPQDHAPTAAEWKRLTKKWNDDLEERIKLLQLLQSQLASCIGCGCMSLKDCPLRNPDDRYGKKGTGAQRLKEQCRK is encoded by the coding sequence ATGACTGTAAAAAACAAGACCCCTGTCCTTGCAAGCTCCCTGTCCGTTGGAGAAATCGCCACCCGCAGTGGCATCTCGGTCCCGACCTTGCATTTCTATGAATCCAAAGGGCTGATCAAAAGTCATCGCAACAACGGCAATCAACGCCGTTATGACCGCTCGGTTTTGCGTCTGATTTCAATAATTAAGATCTCCCAGCACCTGGGAATGAGTCTGGAGCAAATCAAAGATCACCTTTCATCGCTGCCCCAGGATCACGCACCGACGGCGGCGGAATGGAAGCGACTGACAAAGAAATGGAATGACGACCTTGAAGAGCGCATCAAATTGCTGCAGCTTCTGCAATCACAACTTGCAAGCTGCATTGGGTGTGGCTGCATGTCATTAAAAGACTGCCCGTTACGAAACCCGGATGACCGTTACGGCAAAAAAGGCACCGGCGCCCAACGCCTGAAAGAACAATGCCGGAAATAA
- a CDS encoding efflux RND transporter permease subunit, giving the protein MRLSDISIKNPVFAWMLMFGLMIFGLISFSRMGVSQMPDVDFPTVTVSVNLDGAAPEVMETQVVDPIESSLMTVEGIESIKSSSKTGSASITVEFDLDRNIDLAVQDVQAKISGIQRMLPDDVDPPSISKTNPDDQPILWLALTYDKEDPEFLMRYARDYLKDRFTTVEGVGDIFLGGYTDPVMRVHVRPKDLLRYNISVNDVVDAIRNEHSELPGGYIQTDKKTFNVRTMGEAKTEEEFRNIVISRRAGVTVADPTNMVKIRQVADASMGLDKIERMSRFNGKTALGLGIRKQRGTNAVSVARAVKEQITVIQKTLPPGMNLQVNFDSTKFIEQSVGELNHHLILAVIFTSLVCWMFLGSWSATFNVLLSIPTSLLGAFIGLYFLGYTLNTFTLLGLTLAIGIVVDDAIMVLENIFRYNENGRGRIESAILGAREISFAAMAATAAVIAIFLPVAFMKGIIGKFFMQFGVTISIAVFLSLVESLTITPMRCAGFVHHGERKTKLGKGFEALMENTRIGYDRWLRVSLQHPWKVLIGSLVFVAVSFISIKFLNKEMSPAQDQSIFMARLIMPVGTSLQYTDQQTKKAEAWLLSRPEIKQVYAALGGFGGGVSDSNVTMMFITMKEKNERGKDPETGKVLSQQEFMQVARKNLSKIEDMRPVLMDLSQQGFSGGRGYPIEFTILGSDWDKLAKYTEDMMKAMNDSGLMVDVDSNYLLGMPEIQVQPDRLAAAQHGVSIASIGSTVSALIGGVKAGEYPQGGHRYDIKLKLVDQGDPMGEIKTLFVGNSRGNLIPLPRVTKEVQTSSLQSISRSNRQRAITVTANMKPGVSQQAAMAYIEDVAKKMLEPGYMIDQGGSSKTFKESFQSLIFALVMGLVIAYMVLASQFNSFIDPVTILMALPFSFSGAFFALLITGQSLNMFSMIGLLLLMGIVKKNSILLIEFTNTVRDRGTSKALDALIEACPTRLRPILMTSVATVAAAVPSATARGAGSETMRPMAICLIGGVVVSTALTLFVVPAVYLLMDKFKKRDEVREKTKQAFAAVGEEGLEA; this is encoded by the coding sequence ATGAGACTGTCGGATATTTCTATTAAGAATCCTGTATTTGCGTGGATGCTGATGTTCGGTCTGATGATTTTCGGACTGATTTCGTTTTCCCGCATGGGCGTCAGCCAGATGCCGGATGTCGATTTCCCAACCGTGACGGTGAGCGTCAACCTTGATGGCGCAGCTCCGGAGGTCATGGAAACCCAGGTCGTGGATCCGATTGAATCCTCGCTCATGACTGTGGAGGGGATTGAATCCATCAAGTCCAGCAGTAAAACCGGCAGTGCCAGCATCACGGTGGAATTTGATCTGGATCGCAACATCGATCTGGCGGTTCAGGACGTGCAGGCGAAAATCTCGGGCATTCAAAGAATGCTTCCGGATGATGTGGACCCTCCCTCCATCTCCAAAACCAATCCTGATGATCAGCCGATTCTTTGGCTGGCTCTGACTTACGATAAGGAAGACCCTGAATTCCTGATGCGCTATGCGCGTGACTATCTGAAAGACCGCTTCACCACGGTGGAAGGTGTCGGGGACATCTTCCTGGGTGGTTATACCGATCCGGTGATGCGTGTGCATGTGCGTCCGAAAGATCTGCTCCGTTATAACATCTCTGTGAATGACGTGGTCGATGCCATCCGTAATGAGCACTCCGAGCTTCCGGGTGGTTACATTCAGACCGACAAAAAAACCTTCAACGTTCGCACCATGGGCGAAGCAAAAACGGAAGAGGAGTTCCGCAATATCGTGATCAGCCGTCGTGCGGGTGTCACGGTTGCTGATCCGACCAACATGGTTAAGATCCGCCAGGTCGCCGACGCCAGTATGGGCCTGGACAAGATTGAGCGCATGTCCCGCTTCAACGGGAAAACCGCTTTGGGGCTGGGGATCCGCAAGCAGCGTGGCACCAATGCCGTGTCAGTCGCGCGTGCGGTGAAAGAGCAAATCACGGTCATTCAGAAAACCCTGCCTCCGGGGATGAACCTGCAGGTGAACTTTGACAGTACCAAGTTCATCGAACAATCCGTGGGCGAGCTGAACCATCACTTGATTCTGGCGGTTATCTTTACTTCTTTGGTGTGCTGGATGTTCCTGGGAAGCTGGTCGGCGACGTTTAACGTTTTGCTGTCGATTCCGACGTCGTTGCTGGGTGCCTTCATCGGTCTTTACTTCCTGGGTTATACTCTGAACACGTTCACGCTGCTGGGGCTGACTCTGGCAATCGGTATCGTCGTGGATGATGCCATCATGGTTCTGGAAAATATCTTCCGGTACAATGAAAACGGGCGGGGGCGTATTGAGTCCGCGATCCTGGGCGCGCGCGAGATCTCGTTTGCTGCGATGGCCGCCACTGCGGCCGTGATTGCGATCTTCCTGCCGGTGGCCTTCATGAAGGGTATCATCGGGAAGTTCTTCATGCAGTTCGGGGTGACGATCTCTATCGCCGTGTTCCTGTCGTTGGTGGAGTCTTTGACGATCACGCCAATGCGTTGTGCGGGCTTTGTTCATCACGGTGAAAGAAAAACCAAACTGGGCAAGGGCTTTGAAGCTCTGATGGAAAACACGCGAATTGGTTACGACCGCTGGCTGCGAGTGAGCTTGCAGCACCCGTGGAAGGTGTTGATTGGCTCGCTGGTGTTTGTGGCGGTGTCCTTTATTTCCATCAAGTTCCTGAACAAGGAAATGAGCCCGGCGCAGGATCAGAGCATCTTTATGGCCCGTTTGATCATGCCGGTGGGAACGTCCCTGCAGTACACGGACCAGCAGACGAAAAAAGCGGAAGCGTGGCTCTTGTCCCGTCCGGAAATCAAACAGGTGTATGCCGCCCTGGGGGGCTTTGGTGGCGGTGTTTCTGATTCCAACGTGACGATGATGTTTATCACCATGAAAGAAAAAAACGAACGCGGCAAGGATCCTGAAACCGGGAAGGTTCTGTCCCAGCAGGAATTCATGCAGGTGGCGCGTAAGAATCTTTCCAAGATCGAAGACATGCGTCCGGTCCTGATGGATTTGTCGCAGCAGGGCTTCTCGGGGGGCCGTGGTTATCCGATCGAGTTCACGATCCTGGGTTCAGACTGGGATAAGCTTGCGAAGTACACTGAAGACATGATGAAAGCCATGAACGACAGCGGACTGATGGTGGACGTGGATTCCAACTATCTGTTGGGTATGCCTGAAATTCAGGTGCAGCCGGACCGTCTGGCGGCGGCTCAGCACGGGGTCAGCATTGCCTCCATCGGTTCCACGGTCAGTGCGTTGATTGGTGGGGTGAAGGCCGGCGAATATCCTCAAGGCGGGCACCGTTACGACATCAAGCTGAAACTGGTGGATCAGGGTGATCCGATGGGTGAGATCAAAACTTTGTTCGTCGGTAACAGCCGCGGAAATCTGATTCCGCTGCCAAGAGTGACGAAAGAAGTTCAGACGTCGAGCCTGCAGTCGATCTCTCGTTCCAACCGTCAGCGTGCGATCACGGTGACAGCGAATATGAAGCCGGGCGTTTCCCAGCAGGCGGCGATGGCTTACATCGAAGACGTGGCGAAGAAGATGCTGGAGCCGGGTTATATGATTGATCAGGGCGGAAGCTCGAAGACCTTTAAAGAGTCCTTCCAAAGCCTGATCTTTGCTTTGGTGATGGGTCTGGTGATCGCCTACATGGTTCTGGCCAGCCAGTTCAATTCCTTTATCGATCCGGTGACGATCCTGATGGCATTGCCATTTAGTTTCAGCGGGGCATTCTTTGCACTTTTGATCACGGGGCAGTCTTTGAATATGTTCTCGATGATCGGTTTGTTGTTGTTGATGGGGATCGTGAAAAAGAATTCCATCTTGTTGATTGAATTTACCAACACGGTTCGTGACCGTGGTACCAGCAAAGCACTGGATGCGCTGATTGAAGCGTGCCCGACGCGTCTTCGTCCGATTCTGATGACGTCGGTGGCGACGGTCGCTGCCGCCGTTCCGTCAGCCACAGCGCGCGGGGCGGGGTCTGAGACCATGCGTCCGATGGCGATCTGTCTTATCGGTGGGGTTGTGGTTTCCACCGCACTGACCTTGTTCGTTGTTCCAGCGGTGTATCTGCTGATGGATAAATTCAAGAAGCGCGACGAGGTTCGCGAAAAAACCAAACAAGCCTTCGCCGCTGTTGGTGAAGAGGGCCTGGAGGCCTAA